The Haloplanus sp. CK5-1 genome segment ACGCAGATCGTCGTCTTTGCAACCGGTGAGACAGCCCTGCGTGCCGAAGACGTCGCCGACGAGGTCCTCGACTCCGACGACCTCGAAGACCTCGGCGACGACGACGACGCGGCCAAGGATCTCGCCGACGAAACCGACTTCTTCGTCGCCGAGGCGGCGCTGATGCAGGACATCGGTCGCTACCTCGGGACCGTCCTCGGGCCGCGCGGCAAGATGCCGACGCCGCTCCAGCCCGACGACGACGTCGTCGAGACGATCGAACGGATGAAAAACACCGTTCAGCTCCGGAGTCGCGACCGCCGGACCTTCCACACGCGTGTCGGCGCACAGGACATGTCCGCCGAGGACATCGCCGACAACGTGGACGTGATCGTCCGCCGACTCGAGGCGGCCCTCGAGAAGGGTCCGCTCAACATCGACTCGATGTACGTCAAGACCACCATGGGACCGTCCGTGGAGGTGCCCGCATGAGCGAGAGCGAGTCGGTCCGTCGGACCGAGACCATCCCGCAGTGGAAGCGGGAGGAGGTCGACGAACTCGTCGACTTCATCGACTCCTACGCGAGCGTCGGCATCGTTGGCGTCGCCGGCATCCCGAGCCGACAGCTCCAGAACATGCGCCGCGAACTCCACGGCAGCGCCGCCGTGCGGATGAGCCGAAACACGCTCGTCCAGCGCGCGCTCGAGGAGGTCGGTGAGGGGCACGAACAGCTCTCGGAGTTCGTCTCCGCGCAGGTCGCGCTCATCGGCACCAACGACAACCCCTTCGGCCTCTACCAGCAACTGGAAGCGTCGAAGACGCCCGCCCCGATCAACGCGGGCGAAATCGCCCCCAACGACATCGTGATCCCCGAGGGCGATACGGGGGTCGACCCCGGCCCGTTCGTCGGCGAACTCCAGCAGGTGGGCGCCGAAGCCCGAATCATGGACGGGTCGATCCAGGTGACCGCCGACTCGACGGTGCTCGAAGCCGGCGAGGAGGTCAGCACCGAACTCGCGAACGTCCTGGTCGAACTCGGCATCGAGCCCAAGGAGGTCGGACTCGACCTCCGTTCGGTCTACTCCGAGGGCGTGTTGTTCGCACCGGAGGAGCTCGCCATCGACGTCGACGAGTACCGGGACGACATCGCGTCGGCCGCGGCCGCCGGACGCAACCTCTCGGTCAACGCCGAGTACCCGACGGCCCGCACCGCGGGCACGCTGCTCGCGAAGGCGGCCGGGCAGGCCAAGGCGCTCGGCGTCTTCGCCGCCATCGAGGACCCCGACGTCCTGCCGGACCTCGTGGCTAAGGCGGACGGCCAGGTTCGCTCCATCGCGGCACGGATCGACGACGACGAGGCGCTCCCCGAGGAACTGCGCGGCGTCGACGCGCCCGCGACGGGGGCAGAGGAATCGAGCGACGAAGACGAAACTGCAGACGAAGCCGACGGTGACGGCGACCCCGACGCAGACGCCGACACCGACGCGGACGACGACCCCGACGACGACGACGACGGTGGCGACGCCGGCGAGGGTCTCGGCGCGATGTTCGGCTAACTACGGAGACAAACAATGGAATACGTTTACGCAGCACTCATCCTGAACGAGACGGGCGAAGAGATCAACGAAGACAACGTGACCGCGGTCCTCGAAGCCGCCGGCGTCGACGTGGAGCAGTCCCGCGTCAAAGCGCTGGTCGCGGCGCTCGAGGACGTCGACATCGAGGAGGCCATCGACACGGCCGCCGCAGCGCCCGCCGCGGGCGGCGCGGCCGGCGGTGCCGCCGAGACGACCGACGACGACGACGACGACGACGAGGACGCCGGCGGCGACGAGGCCGCCGACGAGGAAGAGGAAGCCGCCGAGGAAGACGACGAGGACGAAGAGGCCAGCGGCGAGGGCCTCGGCGAACTCTTCGGCTGAGTCGGTCACACCGCGCCCACGCGACGATCCCGATTTTTTCCGCGACCGCATCGAACAGCCTCGCTGCCGGGGGTTCAAATACGAGCGGGCGGCCACCCGGTCTCGATGCCACCGGCCGTCGGCCCCACGACGCTTTGCTACGCCGTCGCCGGCGTCGGCCTCGGCACGTGCAGTGGTCTGACGCCCGGACTGCACGCCAACAACTTCGCGCTGTTGCTGGCGTCGGCCGTCCCCGCCCTCCCCGGTCCGTCGGTGGCGCTCGGTGCCGCGATGCTCGCCGCCGGCGTCGTCCACACCTTCCTCGACGTGGTGCCGGCGCTCACACTGGGCGTTCCGGACCCCGCGACGGCGGCCGTCACGCTGCCGGGCCACCGACTCGTCCTCGACGGCCGGGGCCGCGAGGCGCTCCGGCTCTCCGCGCTCGGGAGCGGCCTCGCCGCCCTCGCGGCGGTACCGGTCGCCGTCGTCCTGACCGGCGTTGTCGAGGCCGTCTATCCGACGCTCCGCCGACACGTCCCCGTCCTCTTGGTCGCGGTGGCTGTCGTCCTCGTCGCCACCGAACCGACGTGGCGACGGCGAGTCGTCGCCGTCGGGACGCTCCTCGTCGCGGCCGGGTTGGGGTGGTTGGTTCTCGACCTCGATCCGTCCGGCCCCGTCGCCGCCGGGGGTGTCCTCGCGCCGCTGTTCGCCGGGTTGTTCGGGGCGCCGGTGCTCGTCGAGGCACTCGATGGCGAGGGCGTCCCCCCACAGGCCGACCCAGCCGTGACGCTCGACCCGCGGACGGTGGTCGGGACGGCGGGCGCCGGCACGGGGGCGGGCGCGCTCGTCGGCTATCTCCCGGGAGTCTCCGCGGCCGTCGGGACGGTGCTCGTCCTGCCGGCGGTCCCCGGTCGGTCCGGCGCGCGGGGGTTCCTCGTCGCTTCCAGCGGGGCCAGCACCGCCAACACCGTGTTCGCCCTGTTCGCACTCGTCGCCCTCGGCACCCCCCGGACCGGCGTGATGGTGGCGATGGACCGGGCGGGCGTCCCGCACGCAACGGGCGTGTTGGTGGGGACGGCGTGTCTCGCTGCCGCGGTCGGGTTCGTCCTCGTCGTCTCCGTCGGCGACGCCTACCTCCGGACGGTCGGCCGTCTCGACTACACTCGGGTGTCGCTCGCGACGGGGGGCGTCCTCGTCGTCCTCGCGTACCTCTTCGCCGGCGGTGTCGGTCTCGCGGTGTTCGCGCTCGCGGCGGTCGTAGGGCTACTTCCGCCGGTCCTCGGCGTGCGGCGGGTCCACCTGATGGCCGTCCTCGGTCCCGCCGTCGTGTCGGCGTAGTCCCGACGTCGCCACGCCCGGTTCGTTCAGATCGTTCGACGCGCGTGGCTGAGTCCCACCCGCTCGCTTCGCTCGTGGCACTCCCGCGAAGTGGGACTCGGCCGTGGGCTGTTATTGTTAGCGATCCGATAGTAACGCGGTGGTCGGATATGACGGGCACGACACACGCGACGGCCCACCGGAAACGCAGGGCTGCACTCGAAGCGATTCCACCGATCGAGCGTTCGGAAACGGACGGCCGTCTCCGGATCACACACGGCTTCAGGGGGATCACGCCAGCGCAGGCGATCCGGTACCTGGAGTCGCTTGGCGGCGACCGAATCGACGACAGAACCGTCGACGGAACCGGCTGGCGGGCCACGCTCTCGACGCGGGCCGTCCCCGTCGGGCCGTCCTACAGGCTCACGGAGGTTCGCGTGACGTGGACTGGCGACCCCGACGCCGTCGAGTCGGTCGTCCCGGAGTTCAGACTGAAGGCGTTCCGGGCCCCGGCTGACCGGCACCGCCGGCCGTCGAGAGACCCGAAAGACAACGATTAAACCCTCCGAGTGGGTTCGTCACTGTATGAGCCAGACGGAAGGAAAGCAGGAGCGCCAGTGTGTCTCCTGTGGCATCAACATCTCCGGGATGAGCGCCGCCTCGTTCAAGTGCCCGGACTGTGGCCACCGAATCTACCGCTGTGCGAAATGCCGCAAGCAGAGCAATCTCTACGAGTGTCCCGACTGCGGGTTCCGGGGGCCGTAACGATGGGCAAGGTCGCTGCCAAGATGAAGGTCATGCCCAACAGTCCCGACGTCGACCTCGACGACCTGCAGGAGCGCCTGGAGGCCTCGCTCCCGGAGGGTGCGAAGATCAACGGGTTCGAACGCGACGAAGTCGCGTTCGGACTGGTCGCCCTCCTGCCGACGGTGATCGTCCCCGACGACGCGGGGGGCACCGAGGCCGTCGAGGAGTCGTTCAGCGGGGTCGACGGCGTCGAGAGCGTCGCCGTCGAGAACGTCGGCCGCATCTGAACGCCCGGCCCGTAACGCACCATTTATAACCACCACGACAGTATCCTCTCCCACGACAATGCCGAGTTCAAACGGGCCTATGCAGGGGACGCGCGGCAAACTCTCGAACGATCCGCGAGACCGCGGTGCGTCTCCGCCACAGCGAGCGATTCAGGAGTACGATGTCGGTCAGAAAGTCCACCTCACGCTCGACCCGAGCGTCACCGAGGGTCGGTTCCACCCCCGATTCAACGGGCACACCGGCACTGTCCTCGGGATGCAGGGCCGTGCCTTCAAAGTCGAGATCAACGACGGCGGCAAGGAGAAGACGATCATCGCGCGCCCGGCCCACCTCAAGGCCCAGCAGTAACGCGCGATGACCATCTTCAAAGAGCGGATCGACGAGGAGTTCGTCACCGTCTCGGAGGTCAAAGACCTCCTCGCCGAGGTCGAGGCGGACCGCGCCGCGGACCCCGACCGCGAGATGCGTTACGAACTCGCGCGGGCGATCGAACACGCCAACACGTTCGCCGTCCTCGACGCCGAGGAGTCCCGCGAGATGGTCGAGCAACTGCTCGAACTCGATCAGGTCGACGAGATCGCGGCGTTCAAGATCGTCGACCTCCTCCCGCAGGATCGCGACGAACTCCGCTCGGTGTTCGCCCACGGCCGCTACTCGCTCGACGGCGACGAACTCGACGAGATCCTGAACGTCGTCGCGAAGTACGCGTAGCGCCGCTACGTCTCGTCGGCGTCCGCGTCTCCGGCGTCGATGTCGAAAAACGCCTTCTCGAACGTGTTCGGATCCATCTGCCCGACCGTCTCCGAGGCCCGCGCGTCGAGTTCGTCCGCGCGCTCCCGTAGTGTCTGGTACTCGCTGCTCGACTCCAGTTCCCGCTTCGGCTTCTCGGCCTCCAGCGTCGTCAGTTTCTCGGCGACGCTGAAGCGCTCGCGAACCTGACTGTCGTACTCCGAGAGGGTGAGCAGTTCGTCGACCGTCGACCGGAGTTCGTCGTCGGTGACCGGTTTGGTCAGGTAGGCGTCGAACTCCATCTCGACGATGTCGAAGTCCGGATCGACCGCGGTTACCATCGCGACCCGCGCGCCGACCCCACAGCGTCTGATCTCGTCGAGAACGTCCCCGCCGGACAGCCCCGGCATCCGTCGATCGAGGAGGATCGCGTCGGCGTCCGTCGCCTTCTCCAGCGCTTCCTCCCCGCTGTAGGCCTTCTCGACGACGTAGTCGTCGGAGAAGGCGAGTGCGTAGACGTCGACGATGTCTTCCTCGTCGTCGACGAGGAGAACTGTCGGCTGCTCCGGTGGCATTGTGGGCTCATCCGTGGCGTGCTGTGTTAAACGGTGTGGCTCTCGCCGTCGTGCCCACCAGAAATGGAACCATTTATTCGGATCGGTGATAGCGTTCCCACATCACGCCAAGGCGACCGACACACCCGAACATGTCACAGGCTTTTCACTCCCGATACGAAGCGATCTGTGAGGCTTCGCCGGACACTATCCTCCTCGTCGACGACAACGGACGGATCACGTACGCCAACGAACGCGTAGCCGACATGTTCGGCTACGAGCCGGCCGAACTGCTCGGCGATCCGGTCGAAGTGCTCGTCCCGGCGTCGGTGCGGTCGATCCACGCGGCCGACCGGGAAGCGTACCTCGACGACCCGGAGACGCGACCGATGGGGGCCGCGATGGACCTCAAGGGCCGACGCAGGGATGGCTCGACGATGCCGGTCGACATCAGCCTGAGCCCGATCCGAACCGCCGGCAGTCTCGAAGTGATGGCGGTCGTCCGCGACGTCAGCGAGCGGGAAACGTACCAGAAGACCTACCGAACGATCCTCGAAGCAGTTCCGGACGCCGTCCTCATCACCGATGCGACGACGGGCAAAATCGTCGACGCCAACGACGAGGTGGCCACGCTCCTCGGCGACGATCCGGAGACGTTGGTGGGTGAACCTCACACGGTCGTCCACCCGGCGGCGGACGAAGCCCGGTACCGCGACCTCTATACACGACGCGTCCCCGAAGACGGCGCCATCTTCACGCAGTTCCCCGACGGGACGGATCTCTGTGTCGAACGAACCGACGGAGACCGCGTTCCGATAGAGATCAACGCCCGCGTGTTCGAACTGGAGAACCAGCGGTTGATCGTCAGCGTCCTCCGGGACGTGTCCTCCCGAAAGCGGCGCGAGCGGCGGCTCCGCGCGCTCCACGACACCACGCGTCGGCTCGTCGAGGCCGACGATCCGTCGGGGATCGCGACGCTGATCGCCGACACCGCGGATACGATTCTGGAGTACGCGAACACCGTCGTCCGGTTCGCGAGGGACGGTCGACTCCGGCCGGCGAGCAGCACCGCCGCGGCCCTGTCGACGATGGGAGTGCGTCCCTCGTACCCTATCGACGACACGACACCCGCGGGCCGGGCGTATCTGACCGGGGAACCGATCCGAATCGACGACGTCCGCGATATCGAGGACGGGCACAGCCGCGGCGACGCCCGCGCCGCGATGTATCTCCCGATGGGTGAGCACGGCGTCGTGAGCGTCGTCGACACCGCGGTCGGCGCGTTCGACCGGTCGGACATCGAACTCGCGGCGATTCTGGCGACCAACGCCGAAACCGCGCTGGACCGTCTCGCACACGAGCGCGAGCTCGAACGCCAAAACGAGCGACTCGACGAGTTCGCCGGCGTCGTGAGCCACGACCTGCGGAACCCACTCGACGCCGCTCGGGGATGGCTGGACGCGGTCGACCGTCCCGAGTCGAGCGAGAACCTCCGTCGCGTCGAGGACGCGCTCGACCGGATGGACGCGATCATCGAGGACACCTTGACGCTGGCGAAACAGGGGCGGGCCGTCGGCGAGTCCGACGTGGTCGACGTGGCGGCGGTCGCCAGGGAGAGTTGGGTCGTGGTCGCGACCGGCGAGGGACGTCTCGAGGTGGCCGACGAACTCCGGATTCGCGCCGACCGGGATCGACTCCAACACCTGTTGGAGAACCTGTTTCGGAACAGTGTGGAGCACGGCTCGACGGACGACGATTCCGGCGTCACCGTCACAATCGGCCCCGTCGAGGGCGGGTTCTACGTCTCCGACGACGGACCCGGTATCCCACCCGAGGAACGCGATGCGGTGTTCGAACCGGGGCGTACCTCTTCATCCGACGGAACCGGACTCGGACTCACCATCGTCGACGAAATCGCCGAGGCACACGGCTGGGAGGTCCGTGTCACCGACGGCGACGAGGGGGGCGCGCGCTTCGAGTTCACGAACGTCGAACGCAGTTAGTCCGGTCGCCGTCGGCGTCCCTACAACAGGAACGAGACGACGGCGAGGACGACGAAGATGATGACGAGCCACTTCGCAATCTCCATGCTGAGGCCGGCGATCCCCCGTGCGCCGAGGATCCCCGTAACGAGCGCGAGTATCAGAAAGAGAACCGCGAGTTCGATCAGGCCGCCGCCGAACTGCAACGGTATCGCCCGGATCGAGGCAGCACCGCTGGCTACGACGTGTTCGATTCCCATGTCTCCGTGTTGACCGCCGGGCGTTTCATCCCCTGGCGTATTCACGCGTGTCCGGATTTCTGATCAATCGGGTCAACAGACCCACACCGGTTCACCCGGTTAATCAGGACGGTGCCACCACCGTGAGAGTCGGGGTGACTATGCGCTCCCCGTCTAGGGACGAACGGAACGGGTGACTCGACCGACGATCCGGACACGCGGGCTGGATGGGTGCCCGACACATGGGCGCACTGGAGACGTCGACGCGAGACGCGGTGGCCGCAGCGATCACGCTCAGCGAGGAGGACGGACGGGTCACGGTGTTCGACGACGGCGCGTTCGAGGACGTCGGGGTGACCCCCCTCGGTGTGGAGTGACGGCGGTTCGGACGTTCCCAGAGAAGTAGCCGACGACGCGTACAGCACCGCCGACGTGGTCCCGCCGGTCGCAGTGGCGGGCCCCGTGAGGTCCCGGTCGTCGTGATCCACTACATCGTTTCACGTTACGCGATTGCTGGGCGGCTATCGACGTTCGAGTATACGGACCTCGGGTGAGCAGAGCGTACACGGGCGATACGAGTGGTTTTTAACCTGAGCTGTCCGAACCGTCGGTGGACAATGGTCTCCCCGACACGTCGTGCCCTCCTCCACGGAGCCGCGGGGCTCGCCGCCGGGTTCGCCGGGTGTAGCGGGCTACTCGACGGCTCGGCCGAGTCGACGCGTACAGCCCCACGAGGCGGGAGCAACGGCCGTCCTGAGTCCGGGTCAGTGACAGATCCGGAGACACTCTTGCTCCGCTTGGCTACCGATCGCCCGCCGATCTGGCTCGCGACGTCCAACAGCGAAGATAGCGGTCGTCCGGCCGCAAGCGAGCGTGACCGCTGGCGCGAGTTTATCGTCGTTGACGACACGGCTCGTGCTGACCGTCTCGATGTCGCCGATACTGTCGACCGTGATCAGGTCGAG includes the following:
- the rpl12p gene encoding 50S ribosomal protein P1, with amino-acid sequence MEYVYAALILNETGEEINEDNVTAVLEAAGVDVEQSRVKALVAALEDVDIEEAIDTAAAAPAAGGAAGGAAETTDDDDDDDEDAGGDEAADEEEEAAEEDDEDEEASGEGLGELFG
- a CDS encoding PAS domain S-box protein; translated protein: MSQAFHSRYEAICEASPDTILLVDDNGRITYANERVADMFGYEPAELLGDPVEVLVPASVRSIHAADREAYLDDPETRPMGAAMDLKGRRRDGSTMPVDISLSPIRTAGSLEVMAVVRDVSERETYQKTYRTILEAVPDAVLITDATTGKIVDANDEVATLLGDDPETLVGEPHTVVHPAADEARYRDLYTRRVPEDGAIFTQFPDGTDLCVERTDGDRVPIEINARVFELENQRLIVSVLRDVSSRKRRERRLRALHDTTRRLVEADDPSGIATLIADTADTILEYANTVVRFARDGRLRPASSTAAALSTMGVRPSYPIDDTTPAGRAYLTGEPIRIDDVRDIEDGHSRGDARAAMYLPMGEHGVVSVVDTAVGAFDRSDIELAAILATNAETALDRLAHERELERQNERLDEFAGVVSHDLRNPLDAARGWLDAVDRPESSENLRRVEDALDRMDAIIEDTLTLAKQGRAVGESDVVDVAAVARESWVVVATGEGRLEVADELRIRADRDRLQHLLENLFRNSVEHGSTDDDSGVTVTIGPVEGGFYVSDDGPGIPPEERDAVFEPGRTSSSDGTGLGLTIVDEIAEAHGWEVRVTDGDEGGARFEFTNVERS
- a CDS encoding tripartite tricarboxylate transporter permease, with amino-acid sequence MPPAVGPTTLCYAVAGVGLGTCSGLTPGLHANNFALLLASAVPALPGPSVALGAAMLAAGVVHTFLDVVPALTLGVPDPATAAVTLPGHRLVLDGRGREALRLSALGSGLAALAAVPVAVVLTGVVEAVYPTLRRHVPVLLVAVAVVLVATEPTWRRRVVAVGTLLVAAGLGWLVLDLDPSGPVAAGGVLAPLFAGLFGAPVLVEALDGEGVPPQADPAVTLDPRTVVGTAGAGTGAGALVGYLPGVSAAVGTVLVLPAVPGRSGARGFLVASSGASTANTVFALFALVALGTPRTGVMVAMDRAGVPHATGVLVGTACLAAAVGFVLVVSVGDAYLRTVGRLDYTRVSLATGGVLVVLAYLFAGGVGLAVFALAAVVGLLPPVLGVRRVHLMAVLGPAVVSA
- a CDS encoding 50S ribosomal protein L1, whose translation is MADTIEQAVSRALDEAPPRNFRETVDLAVNLRDLDLNDPSNRVDESVVLPAGTGQETQIVVFATGETALRAEDVADEVLDSDDLEDLGDDDDAAKDLADETDFFVAEAALMQDIGRYLGTVLGPRGKMPTPLQPDDDVVETIERMKNTVQLRSRDRRTFHTRVGAQDMSAEDIADNVDVIVRRLEAALEKGPLNIDSMYVKTTMGPSVEVPA
- a CDS encoding HVO_2753 family zinc finger protein, coding for MSQTEGKQERQCVSCGINISGMSAASFKCPDCGHRIYRCAKCRKQSNLYECPDCGFRGP
- a CDS encoding HalX domain-containing protein, with the protein product MPPEQPTVLLVDDEEDIVDVYALAFSDDYVVEKAYSGEEALEKATDADAILLDRRMPGLSGGDVLDEIRRCGVGARVAMVTAVDPDFDIVEMEFDAYLTKPVTDDELRSTVDELLTLSEYDSQVRERFSVAEKLTTLEAEKPKRELESSSEYQTLRERADELDARASETVGQMDPNTFEKAFFDIDAGDADADET
- a CDS encoding DUF1328 domain-containing protein, giving the protein MGIEHVVASGAASIRAIPLQFGGGLIELAVLFLILALVTGILGARGIAGLSMEIAKWLVIIFVVLAVVSFLL
- a CDS encoding 50S ribosomal protein L21e yields the protein MPSSNGPMQGTRGKLSNDPRDRGASPPQRAIQEYDVGQKVHLTLDPSVTEGRFHPRFNGHTGTVLGMQGRAFKVEINDGGKEKTIIARPAHLKAQQ
- a CDS encoding RNA polymerase Rpb4 family protein — translated: MTIFKERIDEEFVTVSEVKDLLAEVEADRAADPDREMRYELARAIEHANTFAVLDAEESREMVEQLLELDQVDEIAAFKIVDLLPQDRDELRSVFAHGRYSLDGDELDEILNVVAKYA
- a CDS encoding elongation factor 1-beta, translated to MGKVAAKMKVMPNSPDVDLDDLQERLEASLPEGAKINGFERDEVAFGLVALLPTVIVPDDAGGTEAVEESFSGVDGVESVAVENVGRI
- a CDS encoding 50S ribosomal protein L10; translated protein: MSESESVRRTETIPQWKREEVDELVDFIDSYASVGIVGVAGIPSRQLQNMRRELHGSAAVRMSRNTLVQRALEEVGEGHEQLSEFVSAQVALIGTNDNPFGLYQQLEASKTPAPINAGEIAPNDIVIPEGDTGVDPGPFVGELQQVGAEARIMDGSIQVTADSTVLEAGEEVSTELANVLVELGIEPKEVGLDLRSVYSEGVLFAPEELAIDVDEYRDDIASAAAAGRNLSVNAEYPTARTAGTLLAKAAGQAKALGVFAAIEDPDVLPDLVAKADGQVRSIAARIDDDEALPEELRGVDAPATGAEESSDEDETADEADGDGDPDADADTDADDDPDDDDDGGDAGEGLGAMFG